Sequence from the Maribacter aquivivus genome:
CAACATGGTCATATTACGGAATTGAGCGATATGATTGGACTCCAAAACAAATAGGATTGTCGCTAATGGTCGTAGGCTTGTTAGTTGCAATCGTACAAGGGTTTTTAGTAGGTAAGATTGTAAAGAAGTTTGGAAAACGAAAAGTAATTACATTCGGATTTTTGTTATGGACGGTTGGTATGTTCTTATTTTCTTTCGCTAAAGAACCGTGGATGCTTTATGCGTTCTTAATTCCGTATGCATTAGGCGGTATTGCTGGTCCTACTGTGCAAGGCGTAATTTCTAACCAAGTGTCTGAAAAGGAACAGGGAATTTTACAAGGATCAATTACCGGTCTAGTTAGTATTACGGCTATACTTGGGCAATTCATCTTTGCGCCCGTGTTTTATTATTTTATACGTCCTGAGGCATCAATTTACTTTCCTGGAGCACCATATGCTCTTGCGGCAGTATTTCTCTTAGCGGCTTTTATTTTAGCGTCCACAGCTATAAAAAGGATGGATGTAGAGCCAGATTAAAATCTTTTTTCAATTTAGGATGTAACATTTTTTAATTTTTAAATCTAAAGGGGGAACAAAACAAAAAACTCTTACGATGAAAACAATTAAAATTTTACTATTCGGATTGCTAATTCTTTCCTCACTTTCAATAACTGCGCAAGACAAAACTTTTGAAGTTGATGTCATAGGCGAAGGAGACCCAATTCTATTATTTCCAGGCTTTACTTGTACTGGCGATGTTTGGAATGCGACCGTAAACGAACTATCAAAGAATTACGAATGCCATGTATTTACTTTTGCGGGCTTTGGAGATGTACCGGCAATTGAAAAACCATGGTTACCAAAAATTAAAGAAGATATTTTGGAATACGTTTCACAAAATAAATTAGAAAATCCTGTTTTGCTAGGTCATAGTTTAGGTGGTGCTTTGGCATTGTGGATGGCAGCAGATGGCAATTCATTTAAAGAACTGATAATTGTTGATGCTTTACCATCAACGGGTGCTTTAATGATGCCCAATTTTAAAAGTGAGTATATGGTGTATGATTCGCCATATAATAAACAGCTATTAGCTATGAACGATGCCGATTTTGAAGCTATGGCACAGCAAATGGCGAGTAGTATGACCAAAGAAAAATTGAATCAAGAAAAAATTAAAAATTGGATGATTCAGGCAGATCGTGAAACCTATGTCTATGGATATACAGATTTATTAAAGTTAGATTTACGTGAAGATTTGGCTAAGATAAATTCACCGGTTACTATTTTGGCCGCTACAGAACCTTATGGTTTGGATATGGCAAAATCTACTTATGAACTACAGTATAAAGCGCTTGTAGAATACACCATTGAATTTGCTAATGGGTCATCTCACTTTATCATGTATGATCAACCACAATGGTTTATCGAAAATCTTAAAAATGCGTTGAACGATTAATGGGGTCTAAAGAAATTACATATCAGAAGATTTACGAAGAAAACTATCCTAAAGTTATGCGATTGTGTATGGGGTATACGGTAGGTAATGATGCTCTTGCCAAAGATTTAGCTCAAGAAACTTTTATTAAAGTGTGGCAGAATTTAGAAGGATTTAGAAATGAAAGCGGACTTTCAACTTGGATCTACCGAATTTGCGTGAACACATGCTTGGCAGAAATACGACGGGAACGCAAAAAGGATAGAAACCTGCAAATTGATAGTCTTCAGGTTAGCGATGCTAGCGACAATGCTACTGATAAGGAAGATATGCTGGTTCAGCTTTATAAATGCATCAATAAATTAAGTAGCACTAATAAAGCTATAATCTTATTGGAGTTAGAAGGATTACCCCAGCTAGAAATTTCAGAGATCATGGGAATTAAGTATGAAGCTATCCGTACTAGAATACATAGAATAAAACAACAACTTACAAAATGTGTCCACAATGAATAATTTTGAAGATTTACAGAATAAATGGCAGAACCAAACTACAATTTCTGCCACTGAAGACGGATTTCAATCGCTTTTAAAAAGTGTAAAATCCATAGAACAAAAACAAAGAACAGGTAATATTGTTTTAACCATCACTATTATTATTCTGGTTGCGTTTCTCCTTTATGTTTCCGGATATAATAGTACTACCTTCTTACTTGGAATAGGCTTAATGATTGGTAGTTTGGTGGTTAGAATAGCTGTTGAGTTATATAGCTTAAAAAAGTTAAGAACTATAAATTTCAGCAAAGAGTCAAATACTTTTCGCAATGATTTAACCCATTATTATAGTTTTAGAAAGTACGTCCATTACTTAATCACACCATTGACAATAGGTGTTTATACCGTTGGGTTTATTATTTTATTGCCTTTATTTAAAGCCACTTTATCGCATGGGTTTTATCTATATATTTTATGTTCATCAGTCGCGTTTTTGGTGCTGTTCTCTGTGTTTTTATACAAACAAGTAAAGAATGAACTCTATAAATTGAAACAATTACAATTGGATGATGAAGCCATTAATTTGTGATAGCCATGTTAAATGACTTATTAAACCCATATTACTTATTATCTTTATAAGAATAATATGGGTCTAATGAAATACGTACTTAGTTACTTTTTACTTTTCTGTCTTTGTTTAACCAGTTGCACCTCGCAGAAAAAACTACAAACGGAAACTCCGTTCAAAATTGGTGAAGCTAGTAGCCAACCCTATGTTGGCGGACGAGAAGAAAGCGGTTCTGGTACTGAATTACGTATTCCGGTTTCATTACTTGAAAATTCTGATATCGAATTATATGAAGTTTATTTTCGTGGTAAGCAGGTAAAGGCATTTGTGAATACGGTAGATAATCAAAACATGATTGTAGTTAGAATACCTAATAACAATCCTGAATCATCTGAAACATTAGATTTAAAATTAGATACAGATGAGGCTGTTATAAGTTATAATGAAGATGGAGAAATGAAATATGCTAAAGTAAATGGCATAAAACAAAAGCAACCATTAATTTATAAGGACGCACCCAAAAACTAACTTTGTAACTAGGCTTTTAATAGGTACTTTTATCGCCTGAATGTATAGTGCTTGAATCCACTCAAAAAACTTTTTAAACAAACTGCAATCTATGGCTTGGCAACTGTCTTGCCTAGGATGATTTCGTTTTTACTTGTGCCCATTTATACAGATGTAATGGCACCAGGGAAGTATGGAGAAGTAACTCTTATTTTTTCTTGGTTTGCAATTTTCAATGTTTTTTTAGCCTACGGAATGGAAACTGCCTTTTTCCGTTTTTACAAGGAGTCAGAAAATAGAAAGAAAGTCGTTAGTACATCATTATTGTCTATCATGGGCTCTACAGCTTTATTGGTACTAATAGGTGTCTTTTTCAAGGAGAAATTATCCCTAGCTTTAAATATTGATTTGCCTTTCATGAATTATGTGTTAGGAATTTTAGCACTAGACGCCTTGGCAATTATACCTTTTGCATGGCTTAGAGCAAATGAAAAACCAATGCGTTACGCAATAGTCAAAATACTTAATGTATCGCTTAACTTAGGTCTTACTTTATTTTTCTTGATTCTGTTACCTAAGATGGCAGAAGGAACTTCAGAAGGGTTTCTACAATCTTTTTATAAGCCTGATTACGAAATTCCATATATCTTGATTGCAAATCTGTTTGCAAGCGGAGTTACTTTATTGTTGATGATTAGGGTCTACATTCGTAGACCTTATGTGTTCGATAAGGATCTTTGGAAAAGAATGGTTCGTTATGCAATGCCAGTTATGGTTGCCGGTGTAGCATTTACTATCAATGAAGTATTTGACAGGTATTTACTTTCTGAATTGTTGCCTGTAGGTATTGCAAAAAGTGAAATGGGTAAATATTCAGCATGTTATAAATTGGCACTTTTTATGACACTATTTGCTACTGCCTTTCGTATGGGTATTGAGCCATTTTTCTTTAGCCACTCAGACACCAAGAATCCGCAAAAGGCGTATGCGCAAATAACCAACTACTTCGTTGTTATGGGTAGTGTAATATTGCTTACAGTTGTTGTCTTTGCAGATGTTTTAAAGCGGTTTTTAGTGTTAAATGAAGCATATTGGGATGCAATGCCAATTGTTCCCTTAATTGTATTAGCAAGTTTCTTTCTAGGAATCTATCACAATCTATCTGTTTGGTACAAGGTGACCGACCGAACAAAATTTGGAGCTTATATTTCTATGATAGGTGCTGTTTTGACTATAATTGTCAATCTAATTTTCATTCCGTATTTTGGGTATATGGCATCAGCCGTTGCAACTTTATTAGCCTATGGCACCATGATGTTACTTTCGTTTTATTTCGGGCGTATGTATTATCCTATCCCGTATAACTTTAGAAAAATTATCTTTTATTTAGTAGTATCCATCTTGTTTTCTGTAATATCATTTTACATTTTTGATAGGAATCTTTTTATTGGAATACCGTTATTACTACTGTTCTTAGGCTTGGTGTATAAATTGGAGTTTCAGAATCTTAAAAAATTATATTTAAATAGATGAACATAAAAATCATAAATAAGTCGAATCACGACTTGCCGCATTACGAAACAAGTGCTTCTGCTGGTATGGACTTAAGAGCTAATCTTGCTGAAGCTGTTACTTTGCAACCTTTAGGTAGAGCCATTATACCAACTGGTCTTTTTATTGAATTACCGGTAGGTATTGAAGCTCAGGTAAGACCTAGAAGTGGTCTTGCCGCTAAAAAAGGAATAACGGTACTTAATGCCCCTGGCACAATAGATGCTGATTATAGAGGAGAAGTTGGGGTGATATTGATAAACCTTGGTAGTGAAGATTTTGTGGTAGAAAACGGTGAACGTATAGCGCAAATGGTCATTGCTAAGCATGAACGCGCTGAGTGGAATCTTGTGGATAATCTATCTGAAACTGCAAGAGGAGAAGGCGGATTTGGTAGTACCGGTGTAAAGTAGTTTCTAAATTGTAGATATGAAGAAGTTGATTTTTTTGTGCTTGCTTGTCGGTGTTGGTAATATACCAATGCAGTCCTATGCGCAAGAAAATCAAGAATTAGAAGTAGAGCAAAGTGCAGAAGTATTTCTTGAAGAATATTCTGATACTTTTCAAGAGAATTTTTTTGAAGGATTAAAGCAAATGGGAATACGAAATTATGACCGTGCCATAACCTACTTTTTAGAATGTAAGCGTCTACAGCCGCAAAATACCGTTGTTACTTTTGAACTTGCCAAGTTTCATTTGTATGATAAACAATTTATACTCGCTCAAGAATATGCCCTAGAAGCATTAAACGGTGAACCAGAAAATTACTGGTACGCTGAAACACTTGTTAATGTTGTTGATGCTAGAAAATCTGTACTAGAAGAGGTGAAAGCAGATTTACCTTGGAGTAATATTGAACTAAGGGGTAATTTGGCAGAAATCTATTTTTTAAACGCAGATTACGTTACTGCAAAGTCTGTTTTAAAAGGAATTAAAACGTCAAAAAAACAAAAGTATTTAGAGCAGAAAATTAATGACTCAATTGCGAAACAAAAAAAGTTGGTTATACCTGTAGCAAAGGTAGAAAGAACGGAATCTTCTGGAGATTTAAATAGTGTAGATGGGTATAAGTCAAAAATTGAAACCTTGCTTACTGCCGGTTCTAACAATGATATTTTACTTGAAACAACAGAAGAGGCAATGGAACGTTTCCCTTCTCAACCTTATTTCTATTATGCCAACGGAGCAGCTTTAAACAAAGCGCTGAAATATAAAGATGCTATTGATATTCTAGAGACGGCTTTAGACTACATAGTTGATGATACTACATTAGAAAATGCTATTTATAAAGAATTGGCAAATGCATATACGGCTACCAATAATACGTCTAAAGCAAATATGTACCTTAGTAAAATTAAATCAGGATTTTAAATGATGAAGTTTTTGAGTATGATGAAGATAAAATATGCTTTACTAGTGGTCGCGGTAGTTTTTATGGCGTCTTGTAAAAGTGCAAAGGTGATTTCTGGAGGTACAGTAGATGCAAAATTATCATCTAAAT
This genomic interval carries:
- a CDS encoding tetratricopeptide repeat protein; translated protein: MKKLIFLCLLVGVGNIPMQSYAQENQELEVEQSAEVFLEEYSDTFQENFFEGLKQMGIRNYDRAITYFLECKRLQPQNTVVTFELAKFHLYDKQFILAQEYALEALNGEPENYWYAETLVNVVDARKSVLEEVKADLPWSNIELRGNLAEIYFLNADYVTAKSVLKGIKTSKKQKYLEQKINDSIAKQKKLVIPVAKVERTESSGDLNSVDGYKSKIETLLTAGSNNDILLETTEEAMERFPSQPYFYYANGAALNKALKYKDAIDILETALDYIVDDTTLENAIYKELANAYTATNNTSKANMYLSKIKSGF
- a CDS encoding alpha/beta fold hydrolase, producing MKTIKILLFGLLILSSLSITAQDKTFEVDVIGEGDPILLFPGFTCTGDVWNATVNELSKNYECHVFTFAGFGDVPAIEKPWLPKIKEDILEYVSQNKLENPVLLGHSLGGALALWMAADGNSFKELIIVDALPSTGALMMPNFKSEYMVYDSPYNKQLLAMNDADFEAMAQQMASSMTKEKLNQEKIKNWMIQADRETYVYGYTDLLKLDLREDLAKINSPVTILAATEPYGLDMAKSTYELQYKALVEYTIEFANGSSHFIMYDQPQWFIENLKNALND
- the dut gene encoding dUTP diphosphatase, translated to MNIKIINKSNHDLPHYETSASAGMDLRANLAEAVTLQPLGRAIIPTGLFIELPVGIEAQVRPRSGLAAKKGITVLNAPGTIDADYRGEVGVILINLGSEDFVVENGERIAQMVIAKHERAEWNLVDNLSETARGEGGFGSTGVK
- a CDS encoding lipopolysaccharide biosynthesis protein, giving the protein MNPLKKLFKQTAIYGLATVLPRMISFLLVPIYTDVMAPGKYGEVTLIFSWFAIFNVFLAYGMETAFFRFYKESENRKKVVSTSLLSIMGSTALLVLIGVFFKEKLSLALNIDLPFMNYVLGILALDALAIIPFAWLRANEKPMRYAIVKILNVSLNLGLTLFFLILLPKMAEGTSEGFLQSFYKPDYEIPYILIANLFASGVTLLLMIRVYIRRPYVFDKDLWKRMVRYAMPVMVAGVAFTINEVFDRYLLSELLPVGIAKSEMGKYSACYKLALFMTLFATAFRMGIEPFFFSHSDTKNPQKAYAQITNYFVVMGSVILLTVVVFADVLKRFLVLNEAYWDAMPIVPLIVLASFFLGIYHNLSVWYKVTDRTKFGAYISMIGAVLTIIVNLIFIPYFGYMASAVATLLAYGTMMLLSFYFGRMYYPIPYNFRKIIFYLVVSILFSVISFYIFDRNLFIGIPLLLLFLGLVYKLEFQNLKKLYLNR
- a CDS encoding RNA polymerase sigma factor, with translation MGSKEITYQKIYEENYPKVMRLCMGYTVGNDALAKDLAQETFIKVWQNLEGFRNESGLSTWIYRICVNTCLAEIRRERKKDRNLQIDSLQVSDASDNATDKEDMLVQLYKCINKLSSTNKAIILLELEGLPQLEISEIMGIKYEAIRTRIHRIKQQLTKCVHNE